Below is a genomic region from Streptomyces roseoviridis.
CTGAACGGCCAGAAGATGTGGCTGACGAACGGTGGTACGTCAACGCTGGTGGCCGTTCTCGTCCGAAGTGACGAAGGACACCCCGAGGGGACCGCCCCGCACAAGTCGATGACGACCTTCCTCGTCGAGAAGGAGCCCGGTTTCGGGGAGGTCCGTCCGGGCCTCACCATTCCCGGCAAGATCGAGAAGATGGGCTACAAGGGCGTCGACACGACCGAGCTCATCATGGACGGCCTGCGCGTTCCCGCCGATCGGGTGCTCGGCGGGGTCACCGGGCGGGGCTTCTACCAGATGATGGACGGCGTGGAGGTCGGCCGCGTGAACGTCGCGGCGCGTGGCTGCGGCGTCGCTCAGCGTGCCTTCGAGCTGGGCGTCCAGTACGCGCAGCAGCGTCACACCTTCGGCAAGCCGATCGCCCAGCACCAGGCGATTCAGTTCAAGCTGGCCGAGATGGCTACCAAGGTCGAGGCCGCTCATGCCATGATGGTGAACGCAGCACGCAAAAAGGACTCCGGGGAACGAAACGACCTTGAGGCAGGGATGGCGAAGTACCTCGCCTCCGAGTACTGCAAGGAGGTCGTGGAGGATGCCTTCCGCATCCACGGTGGTTACGGATTCTCCAAGGAGTACGAGATCGAGCGTCTCTACCGTGAGGCGCCGATGCTGCTCATCGGCGAAGGTACCGCCGAGATCCAGAAAATGATCATTGGTCGTCGGCTGCTCGAGGAGTACCGATTCCAGGGTTGATTGTCGCATTTGGGTCGGTTCGGCCGCGAAGAAGATCACACCCTGTGTTCGTCTTCCGGCCGCCGACTCGGCTTCTGGCTTGCCCAGTTGCGGCCCGCAACCGATAGCATCGCCGGAAAGCCGCCGTCCCCCGCCAGTGCGGCATCATCCGCTACGAAGGTCATCCATGCCCCACAGCCAAACCTCTGCACACCGCGACAGCCTCAAGGGCGTCAGCATCGCACGCGGAGCATCGCCGTGGCTTCTGCCGACCGTCGCCACCGCGGCGCTCAGCCTCGCGCGCGCCCGGAAGTCGAAGCGTGCCGCGGCGATCGCCGTGCCGGCCACCGCTCTCGCGGCCGGCATGCTGTGGTTCTTCCGCGACCCCGAGCGCGAGATCGCTCAGGGCCGGGTCATCTCGCCCGCCGACGGTGTGGTGCAGAGCATCATGCCGTGGAAGGACGGGCGCACCCGTGTCGCCATCTTCATGAGCCCGCTGAACGTCCACGTCAACCGCGCGCCGCTGGCCGGCACGGTGACGTCCGTGGAGCACGTGCCCGGTGGGTTCGTGCCGGCGTTCAACAAGGAGAGCGAGAACAACGAGCGCGTTGTCTGGCACTTCGACACCGAGCTCGGTGACATCGAGATGGTGCAGATCGCGGGCGCCGTCGCCCGGCGGATCGTGCCGTATATCCCGCAGGGGACGAAGGTCGAGCAGGGTGACCGGATCGGTCTGATCCGCTTCGGCTCGCGGGTCGACATCTACCTCCCGGAGGGTGTCGAGGTCGCCGTCGAGGTGGGGCAGCCCACGACCGCGGGGGTGACTCGCATTGACCGTGATTGATCCCGACACACGGGCGGCCGACTGGGTCGCCGACGCGGAGGCGGAGGCGGCCGAAGAGGCCGAGGAGATGCCGCTGTCGCTGAGGCTGTCCATAGCGGACGCCCTCACGCTCGGTAACGCCACCTGCGGATTCATGGCGGTGTACTTCACCACCACCGGCATCCTCATCCCGCACCTCACCGGCAGCGGTGTGGAGACCGGCATGGCGCGCCACTCGGCCGCCACCGCCGTGATCCTGATGCTGGGCGCGGCGATCTTCGACCTGTTCGACGGCATCGTGGCGCGCAAGCTCCGCAGCTCGCCGATGGGTGCCGAGCTGGACAACCTGTCGGACCTGATCAGCTTCGGCCTGGCCCCGGCGTACTTCGTGCTCGTGTACGGCATGGTCGCGGACGACGCGCACCAGAAGGTCTCGGCGGTGGCCGCGATCGTGGTCCTGCTCGCGGTGGTGCTCAGACTCGCGCGGTTCTCCTGCGTGACGATGAAGGACGGCATGTTCCAGGGCATGCCGAGCCCGTTCGGCGCGCTGACGGTCGTCTCGATCGTCCTGCTGGAGCTGCCGTTCATCCCGACCCTGCTGGCGATCATCGGCACGGCGTGGCTGATGGTGAGCCGGGTGGAGTACCCGAAGCCGCGGGGTGTCCTCGCGGTGGCGATGCTCAGCTGGATCGTGGGAGCGATGGCCATGCTGGCGGCCTGGGCGTTCGACGCCCCCGGCGGTCAGCTGCTGCTCCAGACCGGCTGCGCGCTGCAGGTGGTGCTGGGCGCCGTGATCCCCCTCTTCGCGACGGCCCGGCGCGTGAACACCTTCCGTGACAACCGGCGCGAGAGCCGGGAGGCGCGGCAGGCGCAGGCGGCGCAGCTGCCGTAGCGGCCTGACAGGGCAGACATACGGGGAAGGGCCCCGGACGCGGACCGCGTCCGGGGCCCTTCTCGCGCGCCCGCGTGCCCCGCACGGTCAGACCAGGCGCTTGTAGTACAGCGTGGTGGGGCGCAGGGTGCCGTCGGGGGCGGCGGCGAAGTCCGGGATCACCCCGGCAGCGGTCCAGCCGGCCGCCCGGTACAGCCGCTCGGCGGGGCTGTCGGTCTCGGTGTCCAGGACGAGCAGGGTGAGGCCCTGAGCCGCCGCGTGCGCCTCCGCCGTGGCGAGGAGCCGGGCGCCGAGTCCCCGGCCGCGGGCGGAGCCGTGGACCACCAGGCGGGCGATCTCCCCCCGGTGCCGCCCGTTCGCCTTGCCGTCGCGGACGAGGGTGACGGCGCCCAGGACCTCGTCGGCGGGCCCGAGGGCCGCCCAGACCTCCCGTACGCCCCGCTCGGCGTCCTCGGCGGCGGTGCGCCACCAGGCGGCCGCCTCGGCGGGTTCCAGGGGCGCCAGGAAGCCGACGGAGGCGCCGCCTTCGACCGCGTCGCACAGGAGCGCGGCGAGGCCGTCGGCGGCCCGGGAGCGGATGTCGGCCGGGGAGAGCCGCAGGACGCGGTCCAGAGGCTTCTCCAGGCACAGCAGGCCGGGCCGGTCGTCCCAGGGCCGGACCGTCCGGAAGCCGAGCCGCCGGTACAGGGCGAGGGCGCCCTCCCGCCAGGTCCACACCGACAGGCGTACGCGGCGGGCGCCGGCTGCCTCGGCGCGGCGCAGGGCCTCGGCCGTCAGGGCCCGTGCCGCGCCTCTCCCCCGGGCGGCGGGCTCCACCCACAGCCGCTTGATCTCGGCCCGCGCGGTGAGCACCACGAGGCCGGCCGCCGGCTCGCCCGGCGCCCCGGCCAGGAGCAGGGTGTCGTCGGCGAAGGCGGCCCCGGGGTCGAGCACCTCGGTGCGGTAGACGGCCGGCAGCCCGTCGACGGTGTCGACGGGCTGTCCCTTCTCGGCCTCGGTGCTGAGGTGGTACGCGGCCAGGAGGGCCGGGACGCGGGGATCGTCGGGGGCGGCGGGGCGGACCGTGAAGAGATCGTTCATGGCCCGAGCTTCACATTCCGTTGTTTCCGGCGGGTGACGGCCTGTCCCCGGGGCGGTCGGCGGAGGTCAGGGCGCGTAGGAGGCCGCCGCCTCGGCGGTGAACGGCTGCCGGACCGTCCGCATGCCGCCGGGCACGGAGGCGTCCGGCTGGAGGATGACCGACTCGCGCGACGAGGGCGCCTTCGGGTCGCCGAAGTCGTGGGTCATGCCGAAGCCCGCGTCGTACGAGGTCATCGTCAGCAGTGCCTTGTCGATGCCCTCACGGGTCAGGTCCTTCTCGGCGCAGGCCTTCTTCAGGGCCTCGCCGAAGACGCTCGCGGCGGTCCAGCCGGCCACGATGCCGTTGTCGAGGCTGTCGCCCGGGTAGGCCGCCTTGTAGTCGGCGACCAGCTTCTTCGCGACCGGGGTGTCCGCCCCGATCGGGAGGCTCGGGGAGGCCACCCAGTACATCTTCTGCAGGGCGGGACCGGCCTGGGTGCCGAGCAGCTGCGGCGAGAACGCCGAGTTGTTGCCGACGACCGGCACCTTCAGGCCGGTGGCCGCCGCGACGCCGACGAGGGAGGCGGCCTGGCGCGGGCCCGCGCTGAGGACGACGGCCTTGACCCCGGCCTGCTTCAGGGCCGCGACCTGCGCCGACATGTCGTTGTCGGTGGGCTTGATCTTCTGCTCGACGACCTCGAGGCCCGCCTTCCCGGCGGCGTGCTCGGCGCCCGCGAGCGCGTTCTCGCCGTAGTCGCCCTCGAAGTACACGTGGCCGATCCGGTCCCCCGCCTTCAGGCCCTTCTCCTTCACCAGGAAGTCGACCGCGTTGATGGTCTCCACGTCGTACGTGGAGCCGAGGACGCGGATGTAGGGCGAGCCGAGCAGCGAGGCGGACCAGGCCTGCGGCAGGACCAGGCCCTTGTCCAGGCCGTCGACGCGCCCCTTGACGGCGGCGACGAAGGGCGAGCCGATGAACTGCGGGTAGCCGACGACCTTCGGCTCCAGCTCGGTGTAGGCGGCGAGCGCCTTCTGCGGGTCGTAGCCGTGGTCGCGGACCGTCAGCTCCAACTGCCGGCCGCAGATCCCGCCGGCCGCGTTGACCTGCTTCACGTACAGCTGCTGGGCCTGGGTGACGCTCTTGCCGAGGGTGGCGTACACGCCGGTCATGTCGGTGAGCGCGCCGAGGGTGATCGCCTTGTCGGTGACGCCCTTGCCGGCCTTCACCCCGCCCGCGCCGGTGCCCTCGCCGTCGCCGCCCTTCGCCTTGGAGCTGCAGCCGGCGGCGGTCAGCGCGACCAGTGCCGCGAGGGCCGCGGTCAGGCCCCGCACGGCCTGTCGTCGGTGGTTCATCGTTCCTCCCCAGAGGTGGACGGTGTGCGCCGGGCGGCCGGCCGGACCAGGCCGCCGGGCAGGAAGAGCACCACCGCGACGACGGCGGCGCCATAGAGGTAGCGGGCGGCCTCCCCCGGTGCGATCCCGCCCGTCCCGGGGGCGGAGACCAGGGGAAGGACGTCGCTGTACCGGTTGAGGAGCTGCGGCAGCAGGGAGACGAACACGCCTCCGACGACCGCACCGGCGACCGAACCGAGACCGCCGATGACGATCATGGCCAGGTATTCGAGGGAGAGCATCATGCCGAAGTACTCCGGCACGGTGCGCTGGAAGACCAGGGCGAGCACCACGCCCGCCAGGCCCGCGTACATGGAGGACAGGACGAACACGGCGGCCCGGTGGCGGGCCACCGGGATGCCCATCACCCCGGCCGCGATCCGGTGGTCCCGGATGGCGTTCATGGCCCGTCCCGGCCTGCCCCGCAGCACGCCCCGCGCGAAGAGGGCGCCCGCGAGGAGCAGCACGAGGCCCAGGTACCAGAGCTTCTCGGCGGAGCCGAACGGCACCGACGCGACGAGCAGCTCGCTGTCGTCGAAGGTGAGGCCGAACAGGTGCAGCGGCGGGACGGCGCGGCCGTTGTAGCCGCCGGTCAGGTCGTGGGCGTTGAACAGCACGTGCTGGCCGATGAAGATCAGCGCGAGGGTGGCGATGCCGAGGTACGCGCCGCGCAGCCGGCCCGCGATCGGCGAGAACACCCCGCCCGCCAGGCCCGCGAGGGCGACGGCCAGCACCACGGCGAGCCAGCCGGGCAGCCCGAGGCCGGTCAGACCGTCGGAGCCGTCGCCCGCGAAGGCGCAGTAGCCGTACGCGCCGACGGCGAGGAAGAAGGCGTGGCCCATGGAGAGCTGCCCGGTGGCGCCGGTCAGCAGGTTGATCCCGATGGCGCCGATGGCGGCGGCCATGGCGAAGAGACCGGCCTGCAGCCAGAAGCGGTCCAGATAGAAGGGCAGGGCGAGCAGGACCAGGCCGGCGGCGGCCCCCGTCCAGAGCCTCGGGCGGGCGAGGACGGCGGTGCGGCGGGCGGTGAGCGTCGTCTCAGACACGGGCCAGCTCCTTGGTGCCGAAGAGCCCGGCCGGGCGGACAAGCAGCACCGCGACCATGACGAGGTACGGGGCGAGGTCGCCGATCCCGCGGCCCAGGAAGGTCAGGTCGCCCTGGTAGCCGGTGGCCAGGGACTCGGTGACGCCGACGAGGAGGCCGCCGACGAGGGCGCCGGTGGTGGAGTCGAGGCCGCCGAGGATGGCCGCGGGAAAGGCCTTGAGCGCGGCCAGCGAGGTCGAGCGCTCCAGGCCGGGGGTCGGGAAGACGGTGAGGAACAGGGCGGCGACGGCGGCGAGCGCGCCCGCGACCGCCCAGGCGCCGAGCGAGACCCGGCCGAGGCGGATGCCCATCAGGGCGGCCGTCTCCCGGTTCTCCGCGGCGGCCCGCATGGCCACGCCCCAGGACGTGTAGCGGAAGGCCAGCAGGAAGGCGGTGATGAGCAGTCCGGCGGCGAGGAACGCGGCGATCCGGGTCTGCGCGACCGTCACCGGGCCGATGGTGACGACGGTGTCGCCCCACGGGTCGCCGAGGGCGAGCACGTCGGTGCCGATCCGGCGGGTGAGCTCGGTGGTCAGCAGGATGTCGACGCCGATGGTGACGATGGCGAGGACGCTGTGGTCGGCGCCCCGGTAGCGGCGCATCACCAGGAACTCGACGGCCGCGCCGACCAGGGCCGCGCCGGCGACGCCGACGGCGAGCGCGGGCCAGAAGCCGAGGTCGTCGTGGAGGACGGCGGTGAGGTAGCCGCCGGCGAGCAGCAGCGAGGCGTGGGCGAAGTTGACGACCTCCGTGGCGCGGAAGATGACGACGAACCCGAGGGCGATGAGGGCGTAGATCGACCCCAGTGAGACGCCGTTGACGAGGAGTTCGGCGAAGGTGCTCACTCGGCGTCCTCCTCTCCGAGATAGGCGCGGACGACGGCCGGGTCGTTCTGGACGTCGGCGGGGGTGCCGTCGGCGATGCGGCGGCCGAAGTCGAGGACGGTGACGGCGTCGGCGAGCCGCATCACCACCCCCATGTCGTGTTCGACCAGGACGATGGAGATGCCGAGGCTGTCGCGGACGCCGGCGATGACGGCGGCGGTGCGGCGCCGTTCGTCGGCGGTCATCCCGGCGACGGGCTCGTCGAGGAGCAGCAGCCTGGGCTCCATGCACAGGGCGCGGGCGAGTTCGGCGAGCTTCTGCCGGCCGTACGGGAGGGAGCCCGCGGGGCGTGCCAGGTCCTCCTCCAGGCCGACGAAGGCGGCGATCTCGCGGACCCTGGCCCGGTGCCGGGCCTCCTCGCGGGCGGCGGAGGGCAGCCGGAGCCCGGCACCGAGGAAGCCGGTCCGGGTGAGCCGGTGCCGACCGAGCATCAGGCTGTCCTCGACGGTGGCGCGGGGCGGCAGCGCGAGGTTCTGGAAGATCCGGGCGACGCCCAGGCCGGCGATCCGGTGCGGGGGCAGGCCGGTCAGTTCGTGGTCGCCGAAGCGCACGGAGCCGGAGGTGGCCCGGTAGACGCCCGAGAGCACGTTGAAGCAGGTGGACTTGCCGGCGCCGTTCGGTCCGATGACGGCGTGCACGGTGCCGGGCCGCACGGTGAAGGAGACACCGTCGAGGGCGGTGAGCCCGGCGAAGCGGACGGTGACGTCGCGGACGTCGAGGGCGGGGACGTCGGTCGGGGCGGTGGCCGCGGGGGCGGCGCCCTCGCCGGGGCCGGTGTTCCCGCCCGGCGCCGGGGCGGCGCCGGCGGGATCCGGCTCC
It encodes:
- a CDS encoding ABC transporter ATP-binding protein; translation: MSRTPLPRPGRDPEPDPAGAAPAPGGNTGPGEGAAPAATAPTDVPALDVRDVTVRFAGLTALDGVSFTVRPGTVHAVIGPNGAGKSTCFNVLSGVYRATSGSVRFGDHELTGLPPHRIAGLGVARIFQNLALPPRATVEDSLMLGRHRLTRTGFLGAGLRLPSAAREEARHRARVREIAAFVGLEEDLARPAGSLPYGRQKLAELARALCMEPRLLLLDEPVAGMTADERRRTAAVIAGVRDSLGISIVLVEHDMGVVMRLADAVTVLDFGRRIADGTPADVQNDPAVVRAYLGEEDAE
- the pssA gene encoding CDP-diacylglycerol--serine O-phosphatidyltransferase; protein product: MIDPDTRAADWVADAEAEAAEEAEEMPLSLRLSIADALTLGNATCGFMAVYFTTTGILIPHLTGSGVETGMARHSAATAVILMLGAAIFDLFDGIVARKLRSSPMGAELDNLSDLISFGLAPAYFVLVYGMVADDAHQKVSAVAAIVVLLAVVLRLARFSCVTMKDGMFQGMPSPFGALTVVSIVLLELPFIPTLLAIIGTAWLMVSRVEYPKPRGVLAVAMLSWIVGAMAMLAAWAFDAPGGQLLLQTGCALQVVLGAVIPLFATARRVNTFRDNRRESREARQAQAAQLP
- a CDS encoding phosphatidylserine decarboxylase produces the protein MPHSQTSAHRDSLKGVSIARGASPWLLPTVATAALSLARARKSKRAAAIAVPATALAAGMLWFFRDPEREIAQGRVISPADGVVQSIMPWKDGRTRVAIFMSPLNVHVNRAPLAGTVTSVEHVPGGFVPAFNKESENNERVVWHFDTELGDIEMVQIAGAVARRIVPYIPQGTKVEQGDRIGLIRFGSRVDIYLPEGVEVAVEVGQPTTAGVTRIDRD
- a CDS encoding branched-chain amino acid ABC transporter permease, which translates into the protein MSETTLTARRTAVLARPRLWTGAAAGLVLLALPFYLDRFWLQAGLFAMAAAIGAIGINLLTGATGQLSMGHAFFLAVGAYGYCAFAGDGSDGLTGLGLPGWLAVVLAVALAGLAGGVFSPIAGRLRGAYLGIATLALIFIGQHVLFNAHDLTGGYNGRAVPPLHLFGLTFDDSELLVASVPFGSAEKLWYLGLVLLLAGALFARGVLRGRPGRAMNAIRDHRIAAGVMGIPVARHRAAVFVLSSMYAGLAGVVLALVFQRTVPEYFGMMLSLEYLAMIVIGGLGSVAGAVVGGVFVSLLPQLLNRYSDVLPLVSAPGTGGIAPGEAARYLYGAAVVAVVLFLPGGLVRPAARRTPSTSGEER
- a CDS encoding GNAT family N-acetyltransferase is translated as MNDLFTVRPAAPDDPRVPALLAAYHLSTEAEKGQPVDTVDGLPAVYRTEVLDPGAAFADDTLLLAGAPGEPAAGLVVLTARAEIKRLWVEPAARGRGAARALTAEALRRAEAAGARRVRLSVWTWREGALALYRRLGFRTVRPWDDRPGLLCLEKPLDRVLRLSPADIRSRAADGLAALLCDAVEGGASVGFLAPLEPAEAAAWWRTAAEDAERGVREVWAALGPADEVLGAVTLVRDGKANGRHRGEIARLVVHGSARGRGLGARLLATAEAHAAAQGLTLLVLDTETDSPAERLYRAAGWTAAGVIPDFAAAPDGTLRPTTLYYKRLV
- a CDS encoding acyl-CoA dehydrogenase family protein, coding for MARLAQTHGLTDVQQEILSTVRDFVDKEIIPVATELEHRDEYPQQIVDGLKELGVFGLMIPEEYGGLGESLLTYALCVEEIARGWMSVSGIINTHFIVAYMLKQHGTQEQKDHFLPRMAAGEVRGAFSMSEPGLGSDVSAITSKAVKDGDEYVLNGQKMWLTNGGTSTLVAVLVRSDEGHPEGTAPHKSMTTFLVEKEPGFGEVRPGLTIPGKIEKMGYKGVDTTELIMDGLRVPADRVLGGVTGRGFYQMMDGVEVGRVNVAARGCGVAQRAFELGVQYAQQRHTFGKPIAQHQAIQFKLAEMATKVEAAHAMMVNAARKKDSGERNDLEAGMAKYLASEYCKEVVEDAFRIHGGYGFSKEYEIERLYREAPMLLIGEGTAEIQKMIIGRRLLEEYRFQG
- a CDS encoding ABC transporter substrate-binding protein codes for the protein MNHRRQAVRGLTAALAALVALTAAGCSSKAKGGDGEGTGAGGVKAGKGVTDKAITLGALTDMTGVYATLGKSVTQAQQLYVKQVNAAGGICGRQLELTVRDHGYDPQKALAAYTELEPKVVGYPQFIGSPFVAAVKGRVDGLDKGLVLPQAWSASLLGSPYIRVLGSTYDVETINAVDFLVKEKGLKAGDRIGHVYFEGDYGENALAGAEHAAGKAGLEVVEQKIKPTDNDMSAQVAALKQAGVKAVVLSAGPRQAASLVGVAAATGLKVPVVGNNSAFSPQLLGTQAGPALQKMYWVASPSLPIGADTPVAKKLVADYKAAYPGDSLDNGIVAGWTAASVFGEALKKACAEKDLTREGIDKALLTMTSYDAGFGMTHDFGDPKAPSSRESVILQPDASVPGGMRTVRQPFTAEAAASYAP
- a CDS encoding branched-chain amino acid ABC transporter permease, whose amino-acid sequence is MSTFAELLVNGVSLGSIYALIALGFVVIFRATEVVNFAHASLLLAGGYLTAVLHDDLGFWPALAVGVAGAALVGAAVEFLVMRRYRGADHSVLAIVTIGVDILLTTELTRRIGTDVLALGDPWGDTVVTIGPVTVAQTRIAAFLAAGLLITAFLLAFRYTSWGVAMRAAAENRETAALMGIRLGRVSLGAWAVAGALAAVAALFLTVFPTPGLERSTSLAALKAFPAAILGGLDSTTGALVGGLLVGVTESLATGYQGDLTFLGRGIGDLAPYLVMVAVLLVRPAGLFGTKELARV